The following are from one region of the Melitaea cinxia chromosome 7, ilMelCinx1.1, whole genome shotgun sequence genome:
- the LOC123655333 gene encoding ras-related and estrogen-regulated growth inhibitor-like protein has translation MKMTVNRIRVVVLGSPRSGKSAVVVRYLTKRYIGEYSSTGDFLYQHRVAFDGAVSEVEILDTSNCAIRGCLGDHLRWGDAFAVVYSVCERRSFLAAAELLSLLERTRMPSCAAITLLGNKRDLEHAREVHAEEGQELSLRFGCQFYEVSAAESCAGAALAFHALLREARALALLLPAPRRKLAAYSVSKVIGTIFGKNSKSVRKKRPSLSI, from the exons CGGTGGTTGTGCGATACCTTACAAAACGGTACATTGGCGAATACAGCTCGACTGGAG atTTTCTCTACCAGCACAGAGTAGCATTCGATGGTGCTGTTTCAGAAGTAGAAATATTGGACACTTCAAATTGTGCG atACGCGGTTGTCTTGGTGATCACTTGCGATGGGGCGACGCTTTCGCGGTCGTGTACTCGGTGTGCGAACGGCGCTCCTTCCTGGCGGCCGCCGAGCTCCTCTCGCTCCTCGAGCGGACTCGGATGCCAAGTTGTGCAGCCATCACTCTCTTGGGCAACAAACGTGACCTCGAACACGCCAG GGAGGTCCACGCAGAGGAGGGTCAAGAGTTGTCGCTGCGGTTCGGTTGTCAGTTCTATGAGGTGTCCGCCGCTGAGTCGTGCGCGGGCGCCGCACTTGCGTTCCACGCGCTGTTACGGGAGGCGCGCGCTCTAGCCCTATTATTGCCCGCGCCTCGACGCAAGCTCGCTGCCTATTCCGTTTCAaag GTTATTGGTACGATATTCGGAAAAAACAGTAAAAGTGTTCGAAAGAAACGACCGTCCCTTAGTATTTAA